TAATATAATCCATTAAAGTATCTTTGCGCATTGATAATTGTTTTAAAAAAATTAAATTTAAATGATGTTGTCTACTTTTTCGAAAATTAACGACTATTTATCTTTAATAATGATTTATGGAGGATAATATAATTTTCCCAACTTTAAAAAAGGTTTCATATATTTATTTTTTTAAATTCCTTAAGCGATTATCTTATAGAAAATGTCATGCATATATTTAAAATACTATAAATAAAAATCATTTATTACTTTACAAATTCTCTTCACGTTTATATTATCTAATTCATAAAATAAAGGTAATCTCACCAGACAATCAGTATACATATCGGTGAAATTCAAGTTGCGACCATCATGTTTGTCCTTATAATAGGGAGATTTATGGAGGGATAAATAATGAAATACCGCATTAATATTTTCTTCTTTTAGTTTATGTATCAAACCAGTTCTCTCCTCAATATTTCTGCATACCAAATAAAACATATGTGCATTATTTGTAGCAAAATCAGGTATAAAAGGAAGCTTAATAAAACCTTTATTTGCTAATGGAATTAAATTTTGATAATAAGTATCCCATATTTTTTTTCTTTTATTTTGAATATCTATAATATTCTCCAGTTGAGCATATAAAAATGCAGCAATAATATCAGAAGGCAAAAAAGAAGAACCAATATCGACCCAACCATATTTATCTACTTCACCGCGGAAAAACGCAGAACGGTTGGTGCCTTTCTCACGAATAATTTCAGCTCTTTTTATAAATCGTTCATCATTGATAGCAATCATTCCCCCTTCACCAGATATTACATTTTTAGTTTCATGAAAAGAAAAAGCAGCCAAATGACCTATTGAACCTAACGCTCTTCCATTATAAAATGAATCAATTGCCTGTGCAGCATCTTCAATAACTATTAAATTATATTTATTTGCAATAGCCATTATAGTATCCATATTGCAAGCGATTCCTGCATAATGAACTACTACAATAGCTTTAGTATTTTTAGTAATTAATTGTTCTATTTGGGTTTCATCAATATTCGGGTTTTCTTTTCGGCTATCAGCAAATACAATCTTAGCTCCTCTTAATACAAAAGCATTTGCTGTAGAAACAAAAGTGTAAGATGGAATTATAACTTCATCACCGGGTTGAATATTGGAAAGAATAGCACACATTTCAAGAGCATCGGTGCATGAAGTAGTAAGCAATACTTTTTTAAATTTATACTTTTCTTCAAAAAACAGATTGCATTTTTTAGTATAAATCCCATCACCTGAGATTTTACCCGAGAGAACCGATTTTTTAATATATTCTGTTTCTTTACCTGTTAAATAGGGTTTATTGAAAGGAATCATTTTTTAAATTTTATTGCAAACTAAATCTAACCTATAGGTATTTTATTGCTACTCCATTAAAGTATAAAATATTCTTTCTGAATATTTTATTCCTATGAAATAAGAAATTCAAACTTTGAAGAAATTGTTCCTAGTTTAAAGGGGAGCCCATGTCCTGGATAAACTAATAAATCTCCTGAGAACATCGTGAAGATTTTCTTAATACTTTCTTTTAGCAAAACAGCATTACTATCGGGAAATTTATTGAATGGGCTATATTCTATCAAAATGGTATCGCCAGAAAATAAAAAATATTCGGTATATATGCAGATACTACATGGAGAATGCCCTGGTGTTCTTATGATATGAAGAATATCTCCTTTCCAGTTTAACTGATGTTCATCATTATCAATAATCACCGACGGTGGAGAAATAACTATATTTTTATTCTCAAAGTAAGTGGAATAATTTTTTTTGGGATTCTGAAAAGACAGTGCACATTCCTTATTTGCAATCACATCTGTTTTATAGTGCCTGCGTAATTCGTCGACACCTTCAATGTGATCAAAATGACCATGGGTGGGAATGATATAATCAACCTGTAGTAATTTTTTTTTTAAATAAGCCAGAATATTTGTTATGCTTGAAAGAGTGGGATCAATTATTACAGCCCGACCCGAATCTTTTTTTACAAGGATATATGTATTTGAATTATATTCGGGTGAAAAAAAAGTTAAAACCTCAATCATTGATAAATTTTTCTAAGTACAACAAATGCCTGTGAAACTTTATAGCCAAATTCCTTTACTTCTAGATTAAGGACACCGTAGTTGCTTCCAGATATATGCGTTGTTATTTTCCGAACACCTTTTTCGAATAATTTGTTCAGCTCGAGATAGCCGCTGATAGCGGGAAGAGGCGATCTTTTATATTTTTCTGCAATTCCTCCAAGGTACATCAGGGCTTCATTCTCCGAAATTATTTTATGGGTTTTAAATCCCAGTATCTCTTTTGTTTGGGTATTAATTAGCTTGTAAAGGTATTCATTATCAAGTTTAAATGATTGCTTGACCAATGACTTGTACCGGTCGCCCGAAAAATTCTGGGGAACAAGCGGATCTACAGAAAACCTGTCATGCCTGAATGTGCTGCCAGCTATATCGAGAACGGCATTGAGCTCTGCTTCGGTGCTGACCAATTTCATATCATAAGGAAAGAAAGCAAAGGGGCTGAAAGAATCCTTCAGCTTCAATGTTTCGCGGATCTGTGTTTCGATAAACCGGAATCCGTATCTCTCCAGGCAATGGATATCGCTAATATTTTCAATAGGCAGTTTTGCGGCAACATAAAAGGGTTCGTATTTCTTTACATATTCCTTTTCAAACTCCTCAAAATTCTCATTACAGTTGAAGTCTCGGATATCAAGAAAATTTTTTCCATAGACTGTTGAATCCGTATAATTCCTTATTGCTTCCATAGTATTTTTTTATAATGCCACCATATCTTTTACTTCAAATGTTTTATCCTGATCAAAAACGGATTTCGGGTCGATGAAATAATTCGGATCTTTTTCGATGAGCTTTTTGTAAAGTTCAAATGCAGGGGGTTCTTCAACGCTGGAAATAAAACTGTTTCCGCAGAGCGCTCTTTTTGCCATTTTATTTTCCAGCAGCATATCCTCATACACATAACTTCCCTTGCCCGGAAGTATATTGCGGAACCTTACGAACAACTTAAATGTATCGGTATAGGTTTTATCATC
This window of the Bacteroidales bacterium genome carries:
- a CDS encoding MBL fold metallo-hydrolase, giving the protein MIEVLTFFSPEYNSNTYILVKKDSGRAVIIDPTLSSITNILAYLKKKLLQVDYIIPTHGHFDHIEGVDELRRHYKTDVIANKECALSFQNPKKNYSTYFENKNIVISPPSVIIDNDEHQLNWKGDILHIIRTPGHSPCSICIYTEYFLFSGDTILIEYSPFNKFPDSNAVLLKESIKKIFTMFSGDLLVYPGHGLPFKLGTISSKFEFLIS
- the rffA gene encoding dTDP-4-amino-4,6-dideoxygalactose transaminase, encoding MIPFNKPYLTGKETEYIKKSVLSGKISGDGIYTKKCNLFFEEKYKFKKVLLTTSCTDALEMCAILSNIQPGDEVIIPSYTFVSTANAFVLRGAKIVFADSRKENPNIDETQIEQLITKNTKAIVVVHYAGIACNMDTIMAIANKYNLIVIEDAAQAIDSFYNGRALGSIGHLAAFSFHETKNVISGEGGMIAINDERFIKRAEIIREKGTNRSAFFRGEVDKYGWVDIGSSFLPSDIIAAFLYAQLENIIDIQNKRKKIWDTYYQNLIPLANKGFIKLPFIPDFATNNAHMFYLVCRNIEERTGLIHKLKEENINAVFHYLSLHKSPYYKDKHDGRNLNFTDMYTDCLVRLPLFYELDNINVKRICKVINDFYL